Proteins from a genomic interval of Luteolibacter sp. Y139:
- a CDS encoding COR domain-containing protein produces MTPEEQAAYDKALRKIRACKRRGETELNLNGMGLTRLPPEIGKLTELTELLLNQNQLASLPSEIGGLTALTDLNLNYNRLSSLPPEFAELTELTDLHLFGNQLASLPPEIGKLSALAVFDLGKNQLASLPPELGKLTALTALSLNGNKLGALPPEIGKLAALQIFYVGNNRLTSLPPEIGRLAALTELYLSNNQLASLPPEIGELTGLTQLHLDKNPLPRELLQLATGPDRAKRLVEYFSNAAKASLAGGLEAPRRFDEAKLLIIGQGNVGKSWLLKALQGKVPEPLGETKGIEIAQEPLDLTHPADSERALRLNCWDFGGQDHYQITHQIFFSPKAIYLLVWKPRTGLDPELVSKLERIQLSAGWTAKVLIVSTHADGSIPAVVGMDVLRERFGDLIWGFHEVDSEKGPDGTGIASLKEEIAKVAAQLEGMNLPFLPSWHEARTAILETKKPVIEFREFVDKCEKAGMERTNAADLAAIMEVQGQAVYFADAADEADACLEGENLLVLKPEWLAKAVGHVIEDKPTIAKSGILDHTRLKAIWKKDAKRKCDGYPAKLHGYLLWLMWKFDIAYKRDERTSLIPQHIVRDRPDDLYWTPAARSYEPQATLFCRVPHDPPIGLIPALTAAVHPLRRVRDPEASDALDRNWRDGFFLDTEHRGAAYVELLDRNLQIIVRDKYPANLLGLVLRTLEEIRQLRWPRLEMDHRVPCCGKKEGKACTGTFRKSRLEEWRGRTVDCEECGRTDLPVDKMLQGYDPREEDLMEQLRQLKQGNQDLLATAHAIFKSLAPEIQEQGKAPNMFTILPDQGKWITRATHISLRITCWCEHPDGPHPAAGICSDEPPDYLLKMPKEWLLTVAPYLPWAATLLKAFIPMAGTVSGDLPGMDCKTALDLMGDAAKVLPTSKPKLESKVLTGRMHGGRPEEVALRHIHDALLEQVKPAKRWGDLRPVQIKGGQVLWLCAQHAAIQQPPVPTI; encoded by the coding sequence ATGACACCCGAAGAGCAGGCTGCCTACGACAAGGCTCTGCGGAAAATCAGAGCCTGCAAACGCAGAGGAGAGACCGAGTTGAATCTCAACGGAATGGGCCTCACCCGCCTGCCCCCCGAGATCGGCAAGCTCACCGAGCTGACCGAGCTTCTTCTCAACCAGAACCAGTTGGCATCCCTGCCCTCGGAGATCGGAGGGCTCACCGCGCTAACCGATCTTAACCTTAACTACAACCGATTATCCTCCCTTCCTCCGGAGTTTGCTGAGCTCACCGAGCTGACCGATCTTCACCTCTTTGGTAATCAACTGGCCTCCCTGCCTCCGGAGATTGGCAAGCTCTCCGCGCTCGCGGTGTTTGATCTAGGCAAGAATCAACTAGCTTCTCTGCCCCCCGAGCTTGGCAAGCTCACCGCACTTACAGCGCTTTCCCTCAACGGCAACAAACTGGGCGCCCTTCCTCCCGAGATCGGTAAGCTCGCAGCATTGCAAATATTTTACGTCGGCAACAACCGACTAACCTCCCTGCCCCCGGAGATCGGTAGGCTCGCCGCGTTGACAGAGCTATATCTCTCCAACAACCAACTAGCCTCCCTGCCCCCTGAGATCGGCGAGCTTACAGGCCTAACTCAGCTTCACCTCGATAAAAATCCGCTGCCGCGGGAACTGCTTCAGCTTGCGACCGGGCCAGACCGAGCGAAGAGACTGGTCGAGTATTTTTCCAACGCTGCCAAGGCGTCACTGGCGGGCGGCTTAGAAGCCCCGCGTCGCTTCGACGAGGCGAAGCTACTCATTATCGGCCAAGGCAATGTTGGAAAGTCGTGGCTGTTAAAGGCCCTCCAGGGGAAAGTCCCGGAGCCTTTGGGAGAGACGAAGGGAATCGAGATCGCCCAAGAGCCGCTCGATCTGACCCATCCCGCGGATTCGGAAAGGGCGCTGCGGCTGAACTGCTGGGACTTCGGTGGTCAAGACCATTACCAGATCACCCATCAGATTTTCTTTAGTCCAAAGGCGATCTACCTGCTAGTCTGGAAGCCGCGAACCGGGTTGGACCCGGAGTTGGTATCCAAGCTTGAGCGCATCCAACTAAGTGCCGGGTGGACAGCAAAAGTGCTGATCGTCTCCACTCACGCTGATGGCTCTATCCCGGCGGTTGTGGGGATGGATGTCCTGAGAGAACGCTTCGGGGACCTGATTTGGGGATTCCACGAGGTCGACAGCGAGAAGGGCCCGGACGGAACCGGCATCGCCAGCCTGAAAGAGGAGATCGCAAAGGTGGCGGCGCAATTGGAAGGCATGAATCTACCCTTTCTTCCGAGCTGGCACGAGGCCCGTACGGCCATCTTGGAAACGAAGAAGCCCGTGATCGAGTTCCGGGAGTTTGTGGATAAATGCGAGAAAGCAGGAATGGAGCGCACTAATGCAGCGGACTTGGCCGCGATCATGGAAGTGCAGGGCCAAGCTGTCTATTTCGCCGATGCTGCGGACGAGGCGGATGCCTGCTTAGAAGGGGAAAACCTGCTGGTGCTGAAGCCGGAGTGGTTGGCAAAAGCCGTGGGACATGTGATCGAGGACAAGCCCACTATCGCCAAATCAGGCATCCTCGATCACACGCGATTGAAGGCGATTTGGAAGAAGGATGCGAAGCGGAAGTGCGACGGCTACCCCGCCAAGCTCCATGGCTACTTACTCTGGCTGATGTGGAAGTTCGACATCGCCTACAAGCGCGACGAAAGGACCAGCCTGATCCCGCAGCACATCGTCCGCGATCGGCCGGACGACTTGTACTGGACACCAGCAGCTCGATCCTACGAGCCACAGGCGACCTTGTTCTGCCGCGTCCCCCATGATCCGCCGATCGGACTGATCCCGGCGCTGACGGCCGCCGTCCATCCCCTGCGCCGGGTGAGGGATCCGGAAGCTTCCGATGCCTTGGACCGGAATTGGAGGGATGGATTTTTCCTTGATACCGAACATCGTGGTGCCGCGTACGTGGAACTGCTGGACCGGAACCTGCAGATAATAGTGCGAGACAAATATCCCGCCAACTTGTTGGGACTGGTGCTTCGCACTTTGGAAGAGATCCGCCAACTGCGCTGGCCGCGGCTTGAGATGGATCATCGGGTGCCCTGCTGCGGAAAGAAAGAAGGGAAAGCGTGCACGGGCACCTTTCGTAAATCACGACTGGAGGAATGGCGCGGCAGGACCGTGGACTGCGAGGAATGCGGCCGGACCGACCTTCCAGTGGACAAGATGCTGCAAGGCTATGACCCGCGGGAGGAAGATCTGATGGAGCAACTGAGGCAACTCAAACAGGGAAACCAAGATCTGCTCGCCACCGCCCACGCGATCTTCAAGTCCCTGGCCCCCGAGATCCAGGAACAAGGGAAGGCGCCTAACATGTTCACGATTCTGCCCGACCAAGGGAAATGGATCACAAGGGCGACGCACATTTCCCTGCGCATCACCTGCTGGTGCGAGCACCCCGATGGTCCGCATCCCGCGGCCGGCATCTGTAGCGATGAGCCTCCCGACTATCTTCTGAAGATGCCAAAGGAATGGCTTTTAACAGTGGCGCCCTACCTCCCATGGGCCGCGACGCTCTTGAAAGCGTTCATTCCGATGGCAGGAACGGTTTCGGGTGATCTGCCGGGGATGGATTGCAAGACGGCGCTCGACCTGATGGGAGACGCGGCCAAAGTCCTGCCCACCTCCAAGCCGAAGCTTGAAAGCAAGGTTCTTACCGGCAGGATGCATGGGGGCCGTCCTGAGGAAGTGGCGTTGCGACACATCCACGATGCCTTGCTTGAACAGGTGAAGCCTGCCAAGCGATGGGGAGACCTCCGTCCCGTCCAAATCAAAGGCGGACAGGTCTTATGGCTGTGCGCGCAGCATGCGGCCATCCAGCAACCGCCTGTACCGACAATCTAG
- the hisC gene encoding histidinol-phosphate transaminase, with protein sequence MAIEQFANRFVCDLIAYEPGKPIEETARELGLNPADIVKVASNENPLGPSPLAKEAMRKALDESHIYPDGGGWKLRSAIAKKFDLDISNVVLGNGSNEIIEILCHSFLNPKAELIAAEHAFVVYKLMATLFGAKYVEVADPEFIHDLEGMADAITPDTRLLFIANPNNPTGTMVGQEALDRFMARVPEHVVVAFDEAYHEFLDDAPDVIKYIREGRNVCVLRTCSKIHGLAALRIGYGLAPKHLAEVLQKARQPFNTNAIAQAGALAALEDADHVNKTKAINKEGLAFYEAAFRERGLEFVPSVANFILVKVGEGDRVFREMLKHGVIIRAMSGYKLPDWVRISIGTPAQNRRCLEVLDAVLSAAAV encoded by the coding sequence ATGGCCATCGAGCAATTCGCCAACCGCTTCGTCTGCGATCTGATCGCTTACGAGCCCGGAAAACCGATCGAGGAAACCGCGCGCGAGCTGGGACTCAATCCCGCGGACATCGTGAAGGTCGCCTCCAATGAGAACCCGCTGGGACCCTCGCCATTGGCGAAGGAAGCCATGCGCAAGGCGCTCGATGAGTCGCATATTTACCCGGACGGCGGCGGCTGGAAGCTGCGCAGCGCGATCGCGAAGAAGTTCGACCTGGATATATCCAACGTGGTGCTCGGCAATGGCTCCAACGAGATCATCGAGATCCTCTGCCACAGCTTCCTGAACCCGAAGGCCGAGCTGATCGCCGCGGAACACGCCTTCGTGGTCTACAAGCTGATGGCTACGCTTTTTGGCGCAAAATACGTGGAAGTTGCTGATCCGGAATTCATTCACGATCTCGAGGGGATGGCGGATGCGATCACGCCGGACACGCGCCTTCTATTCATCGCCAATCCGAACAACCCGACCGGCACCATGGTCGGCCAAGAGGCGCTCGATCGCTTTATGGCCCGCGTGCCGGAGCATGTGGTGGTGGCCTTTGACGAGGCCTATCACGAGTTCCTCGATGACGCGCCGGACGTGATCAAATACATCCGCGAAGGCCGCAATGTCTGCGTACTGCGGACCTGCTCGAAGATCCACGGCCTCGCCGCGCTGCGGATCGGCTATGGACTTGCACCGAAGCACCTGGCCGAGGTGCTTCAGAAGGCCCGCCAGCCGTTCAACACGAACGCCATCGCCCAGGCCGGCGCGCTTGCCGCGCTGGAAGACGCCGACCACGTCAACAAGACCAAGGCGATCAACAAGGAAGGCTTGGCGTTCTACGAGGCTGCCTTCCGTGAGCGCGGGCTTGAGTTCGTCCCCAGTGTGGCGAATTTCATCCTCGTGAAAGTGGGCGAGGGCGACCGTGTCTTCCGCGAGATGCTCAAGCACGGGGTGATCATCCGCGCGATGAGCGGCTACAAGCTGCCGGACTGGGTCCGCATTTCCATCGGCACCCCGGCGCAAAATCGCCGCTGCCTGGAGGTGCTGGATGCCGTGCTATCAGCCGCTGCGGTCTGA
- a CDS encoding DUF2752 domain-containing protein, producing MAGALLLRGWISWWPTALPPCLVKHWTGLDCPGCGGTRCAVRLLQGDMAGALGMNAAVVLVAVSGVGVLGNAVWSEWHGRPAKGVPPWLAWSLAIFVVIFAVVRNLPWWPFTLLAPH from the coding sequence ATGGCGGGTGCGCTGCTCCTGCGCGGGTGGATTTCCTGGTGGCCCACGGCCTTGCCTCCCTGCTTGGTCAAGCATTGGACCGGCTTGGATTGCCCTGGTTGCGGCGGTACACGCTGCGCCGTGCGATTGCTGCAAGGGGATATGGCCGGAGCCCTAGGAATGAATGCGGCGGTGGTGCTGGTCGCTGTCTCGGGAGTCGGCGTGCTCGGAAATGCCGTGTGGAGCGAATGGCACGGGCGGCCGGCGAAGGGCGTGCCGCCTTGGCTCGCGTGGTCGCTGGCGATCTTCGTGGTGATCTTCGCGGTGGTGCGGAATTTGCCGTGGTGGCCGTTCACGCTGCTGGCTCCGCATTGA
- a CDS encoding M90 family metallopeptidase yields the protein MTDGLWILLGGLAVVAAFVFWHAGRVKRRRRKLRAMRLDARQRELVIERFPIWEEIPEEIRMETEGWMHVFLSEMSFEACGGLDEVTEEMRLAIAAPACLLIAKRPQDYYERLRSILVYPDAFTVKNEWGTEDVNLGESWGTGSVVLSWQSVKQGDLNPEDGLNVVLHEFAHQIDQEDGAGDGVPELEETEDYGRWSRAFLPAYDAFCERVNAGKRSVLDDYGAENPAEFFAVATETFFERSKGLKREEPEIYAELVRFYGMDPGTW from the coding sequence ATGACCGATGGCTTGTGGATTCTGTTAGGCGGGTTGGCCGTCGTGGCGGCATTCGTCTTCTGGCATGCAGGTCGCGTCAAACGCCGGCGTCGCAAGCTGCGGGCGATGCGGCTTGACGCCCGGCAGAGGGAGCTGGTGATCGAGCGGTTTCCGATATGGGAAGAGATCCCCGAGGAGATCCGGATGGAGACGGAAGGGTGGATGCATGTGTTTCTCTCCGAGATGAGCTTCGAGGCCTGTGGCGGGCTCGATGAGGTCACGGAGGAGATGCGGCTGGCGATCGCCGCGCCTGCCTGCTTGCTGATCGCGAAGAGGCCGCAGGATTACTACGAGAGGCTTCGTAGCATTCTCGTCTACCCGGACGCTTTCACCGTGAAGAACGAGTGGGGCACGGAGGACGTCAATCTCGGAGAGTCATGGGGAACCGGCAGCGTGGTGCTTTCGTGGCAGTCGGTGAAGCAGGGGGACCTGAACCCCGAGGATGGCTTGAACGTGGTGCTGCACGAGTTCGCCCATCAGATCGACCAAGAGGACGGGGCGGGGGACGGCGTGCCCGAATTGGAGGAAACCGAGGACTACGGGCGGTGGTCACGAGCGTTCCTGCCAGCCTACGATGCCTTCTGCGAGCGGGTGAATGCGGGCAAGCGCAGTGTGCTGGATGACTACGGTGCGGAAAACCCGGCCGAATTTTTCGCCGTGGCGACCGAGACGTTTTTTGAGCGCTCAAAGGGCCTGAAGCGCGAGGAACCGGAGATTTACGCGGAATTGGTGAGGTTTTATGGCATGGACCCGGGGACGTGGTGA
- a CDS encoding CorA family divalent cation transporter, with protein sequence MSIGAGRIEMVAMSKCSDFPYLPQFFECEAELFDQLSNRPGNQRCVVGRDELLLVVHDVPQAGSPDRVPLIFWRRQDETWVDSSGHKGLKKLGDLLDRYAKLLDEKQDIIDEADTAQEIFDLARVAAPLARASRNLAIAIDQTLVHDEDNRELRSYRDRAREAERAAEQLSHDAKLTLEFWKAEQSEKQQVSAEKLNVIAFRLNLLAGFFLPLVALGGLFGMNVHLPEFVNGWFWLIFCGGLLMGGSLVWMVSRKTGAGL encoded by the coding sequence TTGAGCATCGGAGCGGGACGCATTGAAATGGTGGCCATGTCGAAGTGCTCAGACTTCCCCTATTTGCCGCAGTTCTTCGAGTGCGAAGCTGAACTGTTCGACCAGCTTTCCAACCGTCCCGGCAACCAGCGCTGTGTGGTCGGCCGGGACGAACTGTTGCTGGTGGTTCACGATGTTCCCCAGGCGGGATCGCCGGACCGGGTGCCATTGATCTTTTGGCGGAGGCAGGATGAGACGTGGGTCGATAGTTCCGGCCACAAGGGGCTGAAAAAGCTCGGGGACCTGCTCGACCGATACGCCAAGCTGCTCGACGAGAAACAGGACATTATCGACGAGGCTGATACTGCGCAGGAAATCTTCGACCTGGCCCGGGTCGCGGCGCCGCTGGCTCGGGCGTCCCGCAATCTCGCGATCGCGATCGACCAGACGCTGGTGCACGACGAGGATAACCGCGAGCTGCGATCTTATCGGGACCGCGCCCGCGAAGCCGAGCGAGCGGCCGAGCAGCTCAGCCACGATGCGAAGCTGACGCTGGAGTTTTGGAAGGCGGAGCAGAGCGAGAAGCAGCAGGTCTCGGCGGAGAAGCTCAACGTAATCGCCTTTCGCTTGAACCTCTTGGCCGGATTCTTCCTGCCGTTGGTGGCGCTTGGCGGGCTATTCGGGATGAATGTCCATTTGCCGGAGTTCGTTAATGGCTGGTTCTGGCTGATCTTCTGCGGCGGTTTGTTGATGGGCGGTTCCCTGGTGTGGATGGTCAGTCGCAAGACCGGAGCCGGCTTATGA
- a CDS encoding GYF domain-containing protein — protein MNWFYAKNGSQQGPLSTEDMKSRIAMGEIGPSDLAWCEGMSDWMPVGQIPQLKIEAPVRDEAPPPAFGAPAPSASATPYQAPVSAPGSPMPVQMIPGQSRAQGLGIASMVCGIIAFIFCCTGFISAAIALAAIITGHLAISKNKQNPAVNGGKGMARAGLILGYIGLVGAVLFIALNFWAASLPPQEVEEKIINLFPQEIRQQMREQIEAGKAKQQQR, from the coding sequence ATGAACTGGTTTTACGCGAAGAACGGCTCTCAGCAGGGGCCGCTGTCCACCGAAGACATGAAAAGCCGGATCGCCATGGGCGAAATCGGGCCGAGTGATCTGGCGTGGTGCGAGGGTATGTCCGACTGGATGCCGGTGGGGCAGATTCCCCAGCTCAAGATCGAGGCTCCGGTGAGAGATGAAGCTCCGCCGCCGGCTTTCGGCGCTCCGGCTCCGTCCGCGTCCGCCACTCCTTACCAAGCACCTGTATCCGCACCGGGCTCTCCGATGCCGGTGCAGATGATTCCCGGCCAGTCCCGGGCGCAGGGGCTGGGGATCGCCTCGATGGTGTGCGGCATCATTGCGTTCATCTTCTGCTGCACCGGTTTCATTTCCGCTGCGATCGCACTCGCGGCCATCATCACGGGGCATCTTGCGATCTCGAAGAACAAGCAAAATCCTGCGGTCAATGGTGGCAAGGGGATGGCGCGTGCCGGCCTGATCCTGGGCTACATCGGCCTTGTGGGTGCCGTGCTCTTTATCGCTCTGAACTTCTGGGCGGCGAGCCTTCCTCCGCAAGAGGTTGAGGAGAAGATCATCAACTTGTTCCCGCAGGAGATTCGCCAGCAGATGCGTGAACAGATCGAGGCCGGAAAGGCCAAGCAGCAGCAACGCTGA
- the fabV gene encoding enoyl-ACP reductase FabV yields MIISPKIRGFICTTAHPDGCAAHVQEQIDYVKSKPALKNAAKRVLVVGSSTGYGLSSRIVPAFGGGASTIGVFFEKESSEGKCGTAGWYNSVAFENAAAKEGLYAKSFNGDAFSNEMKQRVIDAIKADLGQVDMVVYSLASPRRTDPNTGEVYKSVLKPTGETYTNKNLNTDKKQVDSVTIEPATEDEIAQTIKVMGGEDWKLWIDAMKAAGVLADGFKTVAYSYIGPELTWAIYTDGTIGRAKLHLEQTAKDLNAEFGDGTAVVSVNKALVTQASSAIPVVPLYISILYKIMKAKGLHEGCIEQIHRLFADHYGADGGPQLDEKGRIRIDDWEMRPEVQAEVEKIWHTVTTETLDDVADFEGYQKEFYRLFGFGLAGVDYTAETDPDRSLPSAS; encoded by the coding sequence ATGATCATTTCCCCGAAAATCCGCGGATTCATCTGCACCACCGCTCATCCGGATGGCTGCGCCGCCCATGTCCAGGAACAGATCGACTACGTGAAGTCGAAGCCCGCATTGAAGAACGCCGCCAAGCGAGTGCTGGTGGTGGGATCCTCGACCGGTTACGGCCTCTCCTCCCGGATCGTGCCAGCTTTCGGTGGCGGTGCCTCGACCATCGGCGTGTTCTTCGAAAAGGAGAGCAGCGAGGGCAAGTGTGGCACGGCGGGCTGGTACAACTCGGTGGCCTTTGAAAACGCGGCCGCCAAGGAAGGCCTCTATGCGAAGAGCTTCAATGGCGACGCCTTCTCCAATGAGATGAAGCAGCGAGTGATCGACGCCATCAAGGCCGACCTCGGCCAGGTGGACATGGTCGTCTATAGCCTCGCTTCACCGCGGCGCACCGATCCGAATACCGGTGAGGTTTACAAGTCGGTGCTCAAGCCAACCGGCGAGACCTACACCAACAAGAATCTCAACACCGACAAGAAGCAGGTCGACAGCGTGACCATCGAGCCGGCGACCGAGGACGAGATCGCGCAGACCATCAAGGTCATGGGCGGCGAGGACTGGAAGCTGTGGATCGATGCGATGAAGGCCGCCGGTGTGCTGGCGGATGGCTTCAAGACGGTGGCCTATTCCTACATCGGGCCCGAGCTGACCTGGGCGATTTACACCGATGGGACGATCGGCCGCGCGAAGCTTCATCTGGAGCAAACCGCGAAGGACCTGAACGCCGAATTCGGCGATGGCACCGCGGTGGTTTCCGTGAACAAGGCACTTGTCACGCAGGCGAGTTCCGCGATCCCGGTGGTGCCGCTCTACATTTCCATCCTCTACAAGATCATGAAGGCAAAGGGCCTCCATGAAGGCTGCATCGAGCAGATTCATCGCCTGTTCGCCGACCACTACGGCGCGGATGGCGGGCCGCAGCTCGATGAGAAGGGCCGCATTCGCATCGACGACTGGGAGATGCGCCCGGAGGTGCAGGCCGAGGTCGAGAAGATCTGGCACACGGTCACCACCGAGACGCTCGACGACGTGGCGGACTTCGAGGGCTATCAGAAAGAGTTCTACCGCCTGTTCGGCTTCGGCCTCGCCGGAGTGGACTATACCGCCGAGACCGATCCTGATCGCTCGTTGCCAAGCGCTTCCTAA
- a CDS encoding GYF domain-containing protein: protein MSQWYYGSSAGQTGPVEEHELRTLIASGGVGPETLVWRDGMKDWLPLQSVPELQVNAISPYQTQMSAASGGVPGYYMPTSGLAIASMVCGIVCILLCVYHGLLGLPAVICGHLALSQINSSPLPMGGRGMAIAGLVLGYLGITASVGFIAFFVFAISSAHP, encoded by the coding sequence ATGTCCCAGTGGTACTACGGATCCTCGGCCGGTCAGACCGGGCCGGTTGAAGAGCACGAGCTCCGGACGCTGATTGCGTCCGGGGGCGTTGGCCCGGAGACACTGGTATGGCGGGACGGGATGAAGGACTGGCTGCCGCTCCAGTCCGTGCCTGAATTGCAGGTGAACGCCATTTCGCCCTACCAGACGCAAATGTCGGCCGCTTCAGGTGGCGTGCCGGGCTACTATATGCCGACCAGCGGCCTGGCGATTGCCAGCATGGTCTGCGGGATCGTATGCATCCTGCTTTGCGTCTATCACGGCCTGCTGGGCTTGCCGGCGGTGATTTGCGGCCACCTCGCCCTGTCCCAGATCAATTCCAGCCCGTTGCCGATGGGCGGACGCGGCATGGCCATTGCGGGGCTGGTGCTGGGTTATCTCGGGATCACCGCGAGTGTGGGATTCATCGCGTTTTTCGTATTCGCCATTTCCTCGGCACATCCCTAA
- the mnmE gene encoding tRNA uridine-5-carboxymethylaminomethyl(34) synthesis GTPase MnmE — MIASTETIAALASGGGTAAVALIRLSGPQAEEVADRACHGAAGRSEERRATRAKVRDTEGRVLDDVLLTVFRGSRSFTGEPVVEIACHGGRLVTRRVLERLLECGARSAGPGEFTERAFLHGKLDLTQAEAIMDLISAQSDLALRAAHEQLEGGIGREAVRLREDLIGVVAHLEAWIDFPEEDIDPDTGDLFLSRVAAARGGIAKLLATAEQGRILREGVRTVICGRPNAGKSSLLNLLLGSERAIVSDEAGTTRDTIEETIILDGVPLRLVDTAGLREEAGGIEREGIRRTLHEAGRADLLLVVRDASLPAAESAVELPESNRAVTVLNKSDLGEHGDWVGSDGVRLSCNTGAGLDQLRRAIRESLDLGEADWGEHAVAINTRHRDCLRRADESLETAEVLLESAAAPELAALELRGALDALGEIVGKVDTEDILGAIFSQFCIGK, encoded by the coding sequence ATGATCGCGTCCACCGAAACCATCGCGGCGCTCGCCAGTGGCGGGGGCACTGCGGCGGTCGCCTTGATCCGGCTTTCCGGCCCGCAAGCGGAGGAAGTGGCGGATCGTGCCTGTCATGGTGCGGCGGGGCGCTCTGAAGAGCGCCGTGCCACGCGAGCGAAGGTTCGCGATACGGAGGGGCGCGTGCTCGATGATGTCTTGCTTACGGTGTTCCGTGGGTCTCGCAGCTTCACGGGCGAGCCTGTGGTGGAGATCGCTTGTCACGGTGGCCGCCTTGTCACGCGCCGGGTGCTGGAGCGGCTGTTAGAGTGCGGTGCCAGATCTGCGGGTCCCGGTGAATTCACCGAACGCGCCTTCCTTCATGGCAAGCTCGACCTGACCCAGGCCGAGGCGATCATGGACCTGATCTCGGCCCAGAGCGATCTCGCGCTGCGTGCAGCGCATGAGCAGCTGGAAGGTGGAATCGGTCGCGAGGCTGTTAGACTGCGCGAGGATCTCATCGGGGTGGTAGCTCATCTTGAGGCGTGGATCGACTTTCCAGAGGAAGACATCGATCCCGATACCGGAGATCTTTTCCTGTCTCGCGTGGCTGCGGCTCGTGGGGGTATTGCCAAGCTGCTGGCGACGGCGGAGCAGGGGAGGATTCTCCGCGAAGGCGTTCGCACGGTCATCTGTGGCCGTCCCAATGCGGGTAAATCGAGTTTGCTCAATCTGCTGCTTGGCAGCGAGCGCGCGATCGTCAGTGATGAGGCTGGCACCACGCGCGACACGATCGAGGAAACGATCATCCTTGATGGGGTTCCGCTGCGCTTGGTCGATACAGCGGGTTTGCGCGAGGAGGCGGGCGGCATTGAGCGCGAGGGCATTCGTCGCACGCTTCACGAGGCCGGGCGTGCCGACCTTTTGCTAGTGGTGCGCGATGCGTCGCTACCGGCTGCCGAGAGCGCCGTGGAGCTGCCGGAAAGCAATCGCGCCGTCACCGTTCTCAACAAGTCCGACCTCGGCGAGCATGGCGACTGGGTCGGCAGCGATGGGGTTCGCCTTTCCTGCAACACCGGTGCGGGTCTCGATCAACTTCGCCGGGCGATCCGTGAGTCCCTTGATCTCGGCGAAGCGGACTGGGGGGAACACGCGGTGGCGATCAATACCCGCCACCGCGATTGCCTGCGCCGAGCTGATGAGTCGCTGGAGACCGCGGAGGTTTTGTTAGAAAGCGCCGCGGCTCCTGAACTCGCCGCGCTAGAATTGCGCGGTGCGCTCGATGCCCTCGGCGAGATCGTCGGGAAGGTGGACACCGAGGACATCCTCGGTGCCATCTTCAGCCAGTTCTGTATCGGCAAGTAG